The following are from one region of the Pleurodeles waltl isolate 20211129_DDA chromosome 4_1, aPleWal1.hap1.20221129, whole genome shotgun sequence genome:
- the LRTM2 gene encoding leucine-rich repeat and transmembrane domain-containing protein 2, with protein MGRMRALLSGGRRRKSPASLRFRQCSVLACWLTLCAAESLLSCPSPCTCNSSSLEVDCSGLGLSTIPSDIPPETRTLLLLNNKLSSLPSLAFANLSALHRLDLSNNFLDQLPAEVFGELANLTELRLRNNSIRSLEKALLQRTVLLRRLDLSLNGLSQLPTGLFDDLPALRLLSLRSNRLQNLDRVTFEALVNLQQIQLGDNPWECDCNLREFKHWMEWFSYRGGKVDELQCTLPKELRGRDMRMVPMEMFNYCTQLEDENSPSVVDRPETPCSKSNISPPESKADPVPATECPQRQRYRPVSVRRAIGTVIIAGVVCGIVCIMMVVAAAYGCIYASLMAKYHRELKKRQPLMSDAEGENEEQKQISSVA; from the exons TGCTTGCCTGCTGGCTCACCCTGTGTGCAGCTGAGTCCCTGCTCTCCTGTCCTTCTCCCTGCACCTGCAACAGCAGTAGCCTGGAAGTAGACTGCAGCGGCCTAGGGCTCTCCACCATCCCCTCGGACATTCCCCCTGAAACGCGCACCCTACTCCTCCTGAACAATAAGCTGAGCAGCCTACCCAGCCTGGCCTTCGCCAACCTCTCCGCCCTGCACCGCTTGGACCTCTCCAACAACTTCCTAGACCAGCTGCCCGCAGAGGTCTTCGGTGAGCTGGCCAACCTGACGGAACTGCGCCTGCGCAACAACAGCATCCGCAGCCTGGAGAAGGCTTTGCTGCAGCGGACTGTGCTTCTACGCAGACTCGACCTCTCACTCAACGGGCTATCGCAGCTGCCCACTGGCCTCTTCGATGACCTGCCGGCCCTCCGTCTGCTCTCTCTGCGCTCCAACCGCCTTCAGAACCTGGACAGAGTGACCTTCGAGGCCTTGGTCAACCTGCAGCAGATCCAGCTGGGGGACAACCCTTGGGAGTGCGACTGCAACCTGCGGGAATTCAAGCACTGGATGGAGTGGTTTTCTTATCGAG GGGGCAAAGTCGACGAACTGCAGTGCACATTGCCCAAGGAGCTACGCGGGAGGGACATGCGCATGGTTCCCATGGAGATGTTCAACTACTGCACTCAACTGGAGGATGAGAACAGCCCGTCAGTTGTGGATCGACCAGAAACTCCTTGTAGCAAGAGCAACATTTCACCACCGGAGTCCAAGGCGGACCCCGTGCCAGCCACAGAGTGTCCGCAGAGACAGAGGTACCGGCCGGTGAGTGTGCGGCGTGCAATTGGCACTGTCATCATCGCCGGtgttgtgtgtggcattgtgtgcatCATGATGGTTGTGGCAGCGGCCTACGGATGCATCTACGCCTCCCTCATGGCCAAGTACCACCGGGAGCTGAAGAAGAGGCAGCCACTTATGAGCGATGCTGAGGGGGAGAATGAAGAGCAGAAGCAGATCTCATCTGTGGCTTGA